Proteins encoded in a region of the Pseudomonas sp. PDNC002 genome:
- a CDS encoding FimV family protein: MVRLRKLVQAIAAATALTSGMAHALGLGDIHLRSSLNQPLDAEIDLVEVRDLSSAEVIPKLASPEDFNKAGVDRQYFLTGLKFTPIVKPNGKSVIRVTSDRPVQEPYLNFLVEVLWPNGRLLREYTVLLDPPLYSPQTAAAVPRAPMAAPAPVVRPAATAAPRPTATAAPRPVAAAPAPSRRLEGNEYRTGRNDTLWEIAARARPDGSVSVQQTMLAIQDLNPDAFLGGNINRLKSGQVLRLPDAEQIKARTQPEAVSQVNQQYSAWREGRSLPTGGARQLDATPRANAGAAPAQAETKDSLRLLSGENGKAKGGDKGSKDGQAVADKLAVTKESLDSTRRENDELQGRMTDLQSQMDKLQKLIALKDAQLAKLQNELGSGKPADAAASVPVPAPGADSAAQPVAPVTPAEPSAPSGDSGTPPAPAAEAPVQPAPAPAPAPAPVAPAPAPEAQKPAPAPAPAAAPVEQAETSILDEILANPLWLGIIAGSALLALLVLLMIISRRRAAKEQEDLAARSVEDEPVLDDDLSLAGSDLDDLDVAQAAEVAVPSQQAPERVAAQTSDALGEADIYIAYGRFNQAAELLQGAIYDEPQRADLRLKLMEVYAEIGDREGFARQENELREIGGADPQVEQLKSRYPGMVALAAVGGGLAAVAASDDLDGFSLDDFEVEAPAVEAQAATQPHNDLDDAFDLALDDLELGEDKPAAPAAERSDDLALSSFDLDDDLAFSAPEPVASNKADDEFAFDLDLPEERPATSPSSPSLVDDLSDFSLDLEKDTHISATSAEDDFLLGLDDDTASLSGVSPEEFSLDTETKSPLAEDLPDDFDLSLADDEPAPAKADDSFAAQLDEVSAELDRLSAENDVAETPAPAFDGGFAADEGVGAEDGFVAADDLALPGDGADDEDEFDFLSGADEAATKLDLARAYIDMGDTEGARDILDEVLTEGNDNQQQEARELLGRIA, encoded by the coding sequence ATGGTCCGGCTTCGTAAACTGGTGCAGGCAATCGCAGCTGCTACGGCATTGACCTCCGGCATGGCGCATGCACTGGGGTTGGGAGACATCCACCTGCGTTCGTCACTGAACCAGCCGCTGGATGCCGAGATCGACCTGGTCGAAGTGCGTGATCTGTCCTCGGCCGAGGTGATTCCGAAGCTGGCATCGCCGGAAGACTTCAACAAGGCCGGCGTCGACCGTCAGTATTTCCTGACCGGTCTGAAGTTCACTCCCATCGTCAAGCCGAACGGCAAGAGCGTCATCCGCGTGACCTCCGATCGTCCGGTGCAGGAGCCCTACCTGAACTTCCTCGTGGAAGTGCTCTGGCCCAATGGCCGGTTGCTCCGCGAGTACACCGTCCTGCTCGATCCGCCACTGTATTCCCCGCAGACCGCCGCTGCCGTGCCGCGCGCGCCGATGGCCGCGCCTGCACCGGTGGTGCGCCCGGCCGCCACTGCCGCACCGCGCCCGACTGCCACCGCTGCGCCCCGCCCGGTTGCCGCCGCTCCCGCGCCGTCGCGTCGCCTGGAAGGCAACGAGTACCGTACCGGCCGCAATGACACCCTCTGGGAAATCGCCGCGCGCGCCCGCCCGGACGGCAGCGTTTCCGTCCAGCAGACCATGCTGGCGATCCAGGACCTGAATCCCGACGCTTTCCTCGGCGGCAACATCAACCGCCTGAAGAGCGGCCAGGTGCTGCGCCTGCCCGATGCCGAGCAGATCAAGGCGCGTACCCAGCCCGAAGCCGTCTCCCAGGTGAATCAGCAGTACAGCGCCTGGCGTGAAGGCCGTAGTCTACCGACCGGCGGCGCGCGCCAGCTCGACGCTACGCCGCGCGCCAACGCGGGCGCCGCTCCGGCCCAGGCCGAAACCAAGGACAGCCTGCGCCTGCTTTCCGGCGAGAACGGCAAGGCCAAGGGTGGCGACAAGGGCAGCAAGGACGGCCAGGCCGTGGCCGACAAGCTTGCCGTCACCAAGGAAAGCCTCGACAGTACTCGTCGCGAAAATGACGAGCTGCAGGGTCGCATGACCGACCTGCAGAGTCAGATGGACAAGCTGCAGAAGCTCATTGCGCTGAAAGATGCGCAACTGGCAAAGCTGCAGAATGAGCTGGGCAGCGGCAAACCCGCCGATGCTGCTGCGTCGGTTCCGGTCCCCGCTCCGGGCGCGGACTCCGCCGCTCAGCCGGTCGCCCCCGTAACCCCGGCAGAGCCTTCGGCTCCTTCCGGCGATAGCGGAACGCCGCCCGCGCCGGCCGCCGAAGCGCCCGTTCAGCCGGCGCCTGCACCCGCGCCAGCTCCCGCTCCGGTTGCGCCTGCTCCTGCTCCCGAGGCGCAGAAGCCCGCGCCCGCTCCGGCGCCCGCGGCGGCTCCGGTCGAGCAGGCCGAAACCAGCATTCTCGACGAAATCCTCGCCAACCCACTGTGGCTGGGCATCATCGCAGGCAGTGCGCTATTGGCGCTGCTGGTTCTGCTGATGATCATTTCGCGCCGTCGCGCCGCCAAGGAACAGGAAGATCTGGCCGCTCGCTCCGTCGAGGACGAGCCGGTGCTGGATGATGACCTGAGCCTCGCCGGCAGCGATCTGGATGACCTGGACGTGGCCCAGGCCGCCGAAGTGGCCGTTCCCAGCCAGCAGGCGCCCGAACGTGTTGCCGCGCAGACCAGCGATGCGCTGGGCGAGGCGGACATCTATATCGCCTATGGCCGCTTCAACCAGGCCGCCGAACTGCTGCAGGGTGCCATCTACGACGAGCCGCAGCGCGCCGACCTGCGTCTGAAGCTGATGGAGGTCTACGCCGAGATCGGTGATCGCGAAGGCTTCGCCCGCCAGGAGAACGAGCTGCGTGAAATCGGCGGTGCCGACCCGCAGGTCGAACAGCTGAAATCCCGCTATCCCGGCATGGTCGCCCTGGCTGCGGTCGGCGGTGGTCTTGCTGCCGTCGCGGCGAGCGATGATCTCGATGGCTTCAGCCTGGATGACTTCGAGGTAGAAGCGCCGGCTGTCGAAGCGCAAGCCGCCACCCAGCCGCACAACGATCTGGATGATGCCTTCGACCTGGCGCTGGACGATCTGGAGTTGGGTGAAGACAAGCCTGCCGCGCCGGCTGCCGAACGCAGCGACGATCTTGCACTCTCGAGTTTCGATCTGGATGACGACCTGGCTTTCAGCGCTCCGGAGCCGGTGGCGAGCAACAAGGCGGACGATGAGTTCGCTTTCGATCTGGATCTTCCGGAAGAGCGGCCCGCAACGTCGCCGTCGAGCCCGTCGCTGGTCGATGACCTGTCGGACTTCTCCCTGGATCTGGAGAAGGACACCCATATCTCCGCCACCTCCGCCGAAGATGACTTCCTGCTGGGCCTGGACGACGACACCGCGTCGCTGTCCGGCGTGAGCCCCGAGGAGTTCAGTCTCGACACCGAGACCAAATCGCCGTTGGCGGAAGATCTCCCCGATGACTTCGACCTGTCCCTGGCTGACGATGAGCCTGCTCCGGCCAAGGCCGACGACAGCTTCGCGGCGCAGCTGGACGAAGTGAGCGCCGAACTGGATCGCCTGTCGGCCGAGAATGACGTTGCGGAAACTCCGGCTCCGGCCTTCGACGGTGGCTTTGCCGCTGACGAAGGCGTTGGCGCTGAAGACGGTTTCGTCGCCGCAGATGACCTGGCGCTGCCAGGCGACGGTGCCGACGACGAGGATGAGTTCGACTTCCTCTCCGGCGCCGACGAGGCCGCCACCAAGCTCGACCTGGCGCGTGCCTATATCGACATGGGCGACACTGAAGGCGCCCGCGACATCCTCGATGAAGTGCTCACCGAGGGTAACGACAACCAGCAGCAGGAAGCGCGTGAATTGCTCGGGCGTATCGCCTGA
- a CDS encoding aspartate-semialdehyde dehydrogenase, which yields MPETIDIAVVGATGLVGEALVELLEERDAPVTNLYLLASGESAGKSMGFRGRNIRVGNLADFDFAKVRLVFLSIGAEAASDCAVRARAAGCSVIDLSGASLGKAGAQLALASVNAEVLDTLDLPAVIAAPAAPAAEVAEVLVALRGVVELRQVNVAACLSASALGREGVQELARQTAELLNARPLEPRLLDRQFAFNMLAQVGGVDEQGYSVVERRMAAELATLFPEVKDGLSVTCSLAPVFFGDVLMLSIKTAAPVSLASVSAALEAAEGVELVEDDYPTVIGDAQGQDSVYVGRLRTGLSDSCELNLWIASDNVRKGAALNAVNLAELLIKHYL from the coding sequence ATGCCTGAAACCATCGACATTGCCGTAGTTGGCGCCACTGGACTCGTGGGCGAGGCTCTGGTCGAACTCCTGGAAGAACGTGACGCTCCCGTCACCAACCTGTATCTGCTGGCCAGCGGCGAGTCCGCCGGCAAGTCGATGGGCTTCCGCGGGCGCAATATCCGGGTCGGCAATCTCGCCGACTTCGATTTCGCCAAGGTACGCCTGGTCTTCCTTTCGATCGGTGCCGAGGCGGCCAGCGACTGCGCCGTTCGCGCGCGGGCGGCGGGCTGCAGCGTGATCGACCTCAGTGGCGCTTCCCTCGGCAAGGCCGGGGCGCAACTGGCGCTGGCCAGCGTAAACGCCGAAGTGCTGGATACGCTTGACCTCCCCGCCGTGATCGCGGCGCCCGCCGCGCCTGCTGCCGAGGTCGCTGAAGTCCTTGTCGCATTGCGCGGCGTAGTGGAGCTCCGCCAGGTCAACGTGGCCGCCTGCCTGTCCGCCTCGGCGCTGGGGCGCGAAGGTGTGCAGGAACTGGCACGGCAAACCGCCGAATTGCTCAATGCCCGCCCGCTGGAGCCGCGCCTGCTGGACCGTCAGTTCGCCTTCAACATGCTCGCGCAAGTGGGCGGCGTCGATGAGCAGGGTTATTCCGTAGTGGAGCGGCGTATGGCTGCGGAGCTCGCCACGTTATTCCCCGAAGTGAAGGATGGCCTGAGCGTTACCTGCAGTCTCGCCCCGGTGTTCTTCGGTGACGTGCTCATGCTGTCGATCAAGACGGCGGCGCCGGTGTCCCTGGCGTCGGTCAGCGCCGCTCTGGAGGCGGCCGAGGGAGTCGAGCTGGTGGAAGACGATTATCCGACTGTCATCGGCGATGCGCAGGGGCAGGATAGTGTCTATGTCGGTCGCCTACGGACCGGTCTGTCAGATTCGTGCGAACTGAATTTGTGGATTGCGTCAGATAATGTGAGAAAAGGCGCGGCGCTGAATGCTGTGAACTTGGCCGAATTGTTGATAAAACACTATCTGTAA
- a CDS encoding FimV/HubP family polar landmark protein — protein sequence MAGALELGEISSRAVLGQTLSANIELRGVADLTSEEVKVSLASAQDFERLGVDRSVVTSGLSFIPDVGRNGRGVIRINSSRPIREPYLNFVLQVVWPQGRLVREFTILLDPPSYVASPVTPPAIAATPITPVRAAQVQPAQATQAADSYRIQRNDALWDIASRNRPSTGVSVMQTMAAIQRMNPDAFVDGNINRLKVGQVLRLPSAQQIGEQSHAQATAFVESQSAQWKARSNPQVAQQGRQLDATHKAEAGAAPAKAEARDNLRLLSGRPGKNSEKVEAEQLAVAQEGLDSARREGDELRSRISDLESQTQKLNKLIELKDAQIAGLIARLAEQDRAKAQPASAAVNPQAAAGEVAQTAAALTAQAAGDGSRP from the coding sequence ATGGCAGGCGCCCTGGAGCTGGGCGAGATTTCCTCGCGGGCGGTGCTGGGGCAGACCCTCTCGGCCAATATCGAATTGCGCGGCGTGGCCGACCTGACCTCCGAAGAGGTGAAGGTCAGCCTGGCGTCGGCGCAGGATTTCGAGCGGCTGGGCGTGGACCGCAGTGTCGTGACCAGCGGCCTGAGCTTTATCCCGGACGTCGGCCGCAATGGCCGCGGCGTCATCCGTATCAATTCATCGCGTCCTATCCGCGAGCCGTACCTCAACTTCGTGCTGCAGGTCGTCTGGCCGCAAGGCCGTCTGGTGCGCGAATTCACCATACTGCTGGACCCGCCCAGCTATGTGGCAAGCCCGGTAACGCCGCCCGCCATCGCGGCAACGCCGATCACTCCGGTCCGCGCGGCGCAGGTGCAGCCTGCGCAGGCCACCCAGGCTGCCGACAGCTACCGCATCCAGCGCAACGATGCTCTCTGGGATATCGCATCGCGCAATCGTCCGTCCACGGGCGTATCGGTCATGCAGACCATGGCTGCGATCCAGCGAATGAATCCGGATGCGTTCGTCGATGGCAACATCAACCGACTGAAGGTCGGCCAGGTGCTGCGGCTGCCGAGCGCGCAGCAGATTGGCGAGCAAAGCCATGCCCAGGCGACGGCCTTTGTCGAATCGCAAAGCGCCCAGTGGAAAGCCCGCAGCAATCCGCAGGTAGCCCAGCAGGGACGGCAACTGGACGCTACGCATAAGGCCGAGGCAGGCGCCGCGCCCGCGAAGGCCGAGGCGCGCGACAACCTGCGCCTGCTCTCCGGACGTCCGGGCAAGAACAGCGAGAAGGTCGAGGCCGAGCAATTGGCGGTCGCCCAGGAAGGCCTGGACAGCGCTCGTCGTGAAGGCGATGAGCTGCGCAGCCGGATTTCCGACCTGGAAAGCCAGACGCAGAAACTGAACAAGCTGATCGAGTTGAAGGATGCGCAGATCGCCGGCCTGATCGCGCGTCTGGCCGAGCAGGATCGCGCCAAAGCGCAGCCGGCGTCGGCTGCCGTCAATCCGCAAGCGGCGGCCGGGGAGGTCGCCCAGACCGCCGCGGCGTTGACCGCCCAGGCCGCGGGTGACGGCTCGCGTCCCTGA
- the asd gene encoding aspartate-semialdehyde dehydrogenase, with translation MKRVGLIGWRGMVGSVLMQRMLEERDFDLIEPVFFTTSNVGGEGPSIGKDIAPLKDAYSIEELKTLDVILTCQGGDYTSEVFPKLREAGWQGYWIDAASSLRMQDDAVIVLDPVNRKVIDNSLDAGTKNYIGGNCTVSLMLMALGGLFEAGLVEWMSAMTYQAASGAGAQNMRELIKQMGAINASVADDLANPSSAILDIDRKVAEAIRSDAMPTENFGAPLAGSLIPWIDKELPNGQSREEWKGQAETNKILGRFKNPIPVDGICVRIGAMRCHSQALTIKLNKDVPIADIEGLISQHNPWVKLIPNQREISMRELTPAAVTGTLSVPVGRLRKLNMGSQYIGAFTVGDQLLWGAAEPLRRMLRILLER, from the coding sequence ATGAAGCGTGTAGGTCTGATCGGTTGGCGTGGCATGGTGGGTTCGGTGCTCATGCAGCGGATGCTGGAAGAGCGGGACTTCGACCTGATCGAGCCGGTGTTCTTCACCACCTCCAATGTGGGTGGCGAAGGCCCGTCCATTGGCAAGGACATTGCCCCCCTCAAGGACGCCTACAGCATCGAGGAACTGAAAACCCTCGACGTCATCCTGACCTGCCAGGGTGGCGACTACACCAGCGAAGTCTTCCCCAAGCTGCGCGAAGCCGGCTGGCAGGGCTACTGGATCGACGCCGCCTCCAGCCTGCGCATGCAGGATGACGCGGTCATCGTCCTCGACCCGGTCAACCGCAAGGTCATCGACAATTCGCTGGACGCTGGCACCAAGAACTACATCGGCGGCAACTGCACCGTCAGCCTGATGCTGATGGCCCTGGGCGGCCTGTTCGAAGCCGGCCTGGTCGAGTGGATGTCCGCCATGACCTACCAGGCGGCCTCCGGCGCCGGCGCGCAGAACATGCGCGAGCTGATCAAGCAGATGGGCGCCATCAATGCCTCCGTCGCCGATGACCTGGCCAACCCGTCCAGCGCCATCCTCGACATCGACCGCAAGGTCGCCGAGGCCATCCGCAGCGATGCCATGCCGACCGAGAACTTCGGCGCTCCGCTGGCCGGCAGCCTGATCCCGTGGATCGACAAGGAACTGCCGAACGGCCAGAGCCGCGAAGAGTGGAAAGGCCAGGCGGAGACCAACAAGATCCTCGGTCGCTTCAAGAACCCGATCCCGGTCGACGGCATCTGCGTGCGCATCGGCGCCATGCGCTGCCACAGCCAGGCGCTGACCATCAAGCTGAACAAGGATGTGCCCATCGCGGACATCGAAGGCCTGATCAGCCAGCACAACCCCTGGGTCAAGCTGATCCCGAACCAGCGCGAGATCAGCATGCGCGAACTGACTCCGGCAGCCGTCACCGGCACCCTGAGCGTTCCGGTCGGCCGTCTGCGCAAGCTCAACATGGGCTCGCAGTACATCGGTGCCTTCACCGTCGGCGACCAACTGCTGTGGGGCGCCGCCGAGCCGCTGCGCCGCATGCTGCGCATCCTGCTCGAGCGTTGA